The DNA region GATCGACCGCGAGGAACGCAAGGGCAAAGGCGCCTCCGACCATGCCCCCGTTGTGGTGGAACTGGCCGATTGATGAAAGCGTCCCGGGCCACTGAAAGGAGGCCGCAATGACTGGAAACCTCTACCGGGGCCAGGCCGGCCTGCCGTTCTCCTCAACGCTCCGGGTCTACGAACCGCTGGACGCCTTCCCGGAGGACCAGCGCGAAGCCATCCAGGCCGCCGGCGCACGCACCGCCTCCCGCGCAGCCGTGGAAAACGCCGAGCTGCTGGCGTCCCTCGGCCGGATCACCAGACCCGGAGGGGACCCCTTTCCCACCGGGCGCACGGATCTGGTCCGGGTAACCACCGCACCCCATGCCCCACCAGACGGTGCCCCAGCAGCGGAAGCGCCCGACGGCGGCGCTGGCTCTCGTTCTGGATCTGAGGCGGGCGCTGGTTCAGGCTTAGAGCCCGTCCTGCTGTACTGCCCCAGCCAGCTGGTGCTGCGCGCCGGACTGGCGGCCAATGCGCTGATGGAAGGGATCCACGGCCCGCTTGCCGAAATGCTGATTCCGGAGGAACAAAGGGACAAGCACCAGGAGCGGATCGACTTGGTCAAGGCCCGGGATGGTGCCATCCGGGTGCACACCCGCGCCTCCACCTGGGGAATCCCTTTCAGCTGGTTCTCCCTGTTTATGGAGAACGACCGCAAGGATGTGGTGGAATCCGGCGGCCGGATCCTCACCGTCAGGGTGTGGGCGTCCATCACCGAGGCCATGGAGCGCGCCCGCTACGCTGTAGCGAACCTGGCCCTGGCGGCACCGGACCTGGACATGCTGGACGATCTCGCCCAGCTGACCGAGTGGCTGGAGCAGTTCCACGTCGCTTCCATGGTGGAACTCGATTACGGGGCGGTAGCGGACAAGGTGTACCCGGACGAGTCACCGATGGACATCAGGCTGGGCATCGAGTGCCTGGCGGAAGGCGACATGACCGGAGCCGCGGCAGCCTATCGCCGGCTGGCGTCCCGCTGGATCCCCATCCGGCAACTGGCCCGCGCTTCCTAACCTCCGCTTTCTAAAAGGTGCCTGCTAGGCGGGCGGCGCCGCCGTCGTGCGTCTGACGATGAGCTCGTGGGGTGCGACGGCGGACCGCACCGCTCCGGCAGCACCGTTCAGTTCGTCAAGAAGCATCTTGGTGGCCAGCTCGGCCTGTTCGTCAGGCCGCTGGCCCACGGTGGTCAGACCCATGGCGTCAGCGAAGTCGTGGTTGTCGATGCCCACGACGGAAAGTTCCTCCGGCACGCGCACGCCAATCCGGGTGGCTTCGAAGATGACCCCCATGGCCATTTCGTCACTGGCACAGAAGATGGCTGTGGGTTTAGGGCCGGGATTGGCCCAGAGCCGCCGGAAGGCCTCCTGGCCGCTCTGGACCGTGAAATCGCCCCACTCATCCCATTCGGGCCTGGTAGGCAGGCCAGCTGCGGTCATCACATCCTTGAATGCCAGGATCCGCACGCGGGGAACGTCGAAGTTAAGGTCGGTTTCGTCGTCGCCATGCAGGAGAGCGATGTCGCGGTGCCCCAGATCAATCAGGTGCCGCACAGCTGTTGACGCGGCGGCGTAGTCGTCGATGCCGATGTAGGCACATTCCTCGACGTGGCCGCCCACCACCACCAACGGGATGTCGATCTTCTGGAGGTGTTCAAGCTCATCGTGCGTGAGAGCCATACAAAGAACCAGCAGCGCATCGATCTGCTTGTAGACCATGGTCTTGCTGAAAAGCCGTTCGCGGTTGCTGCCGTGCCCGCCCAGATTGAACAGCGAGAGGTTGTAGTGGCGTGCGTGCAGTTCCCTGTCCGCACCCTCGATGGCCTTGGAAAAGAACCAGCGGCTCACGAAGGGGGCCAGCACTCCGATGGTTTTGGTGCGTCCCGTGGCCAGTCCGGAAGCGGATGAAGAAGCCACGTAGCCCAAAGCGCCGGCCACCTCAAGAATTTTCTCCCGGGTGGCCGGCGAAACCCTGGGCAGTCCCCGCACGGCCCTGGACACGGTGGCGGTGGATACCCCCGCAGCTGCAGCTACGTCCTCTATGCTGACGCCGCTGTGGCCGCCCCGCTGTGCCCTGTCCGATGTCCGTGCCACGGTGTCCCCTTTGTCGACTCCATGCAGGCGTCCGCTATGCCCTGCGATACCCCCAGGCCATAGTATTTTGCGCGTCCTCCTGCTTCGCAGTGTTACCTCTGTGCCGGCTATCGGCAGTTGAGGATCAGCCCTTGAGTCCGCCCGAAAGAAGGCCCCTGACAAAGTAGCGCTGCAGCCCGAAGAAGACAGCCAGCGGAACAATGATGGAAACAAACGCTGCCGCTGGGTTCAGGTAGTCCCTTGCCCCTCGTGTTCCGGAGATCTCTGCCAGGCGTTGTGTAATGGGAGCTACGTCTGCCGTCCCACCGGAGAAGACCAGTGCCACGAGCAGGTCGTTCCACACCCATAGGAACTGGAAGATCGCGAGCGACGCCAGAGCGGGCACGGACAACGGCAGGATAATCCGCCAGAAAATTGTCGTGTGGCCTGCCCCATCCACCTTGGCAGCTTCGATCACTTCGCCCGGGATCTCCGAGATGAAGTTGTGCAGCAGGAAGATGCCCAGGGGAAGCCCGAACATCGTGTGGGCGATCCAGAGCTGGGCGTATGACCCCGGCGGAATCTGAAGCACCTGGGTGAACAGCGTCAGCAGCGGGATGAGGGCCATCTGGAGCGGGATGATCTGCAGTGCGAAGACAAAGATGAACGCGGCCTCACGGCCCTTGAAATTGCCCCACGCGAAGATATAGGCCGCCATGGATGCCAGCACCAGCACAAAGACAGTGACCGGGATCACGATCGCTATGGAATTCGCGAAGTACTGGGAAAGGTTGGCCGACTGCGAGCCGGCCGCCGCGGTCACGTCAACGTAGTTCTTGAACGTGAACTGCCAGTCGCCAAAGAAGTTCCACCAGCCATCGGAACGCGGACCCACCTGCTTGGCTGCCGGGCGGAAGGACGACACAAGGAGGCCGAACGTCGGGATGGTCCAGACCGTGGCGATAATGACGGCGGCGGCTGTTGCCCAGCGTGAGGTCAGTTTGGACTTGACCCTGCGCATGATCGGCTCGGAATCCTCAGGCGAACCGTTCGGCGGCAGGCCACCGCGGGTCTTGGTGCTCGAGGCGTTGGCAGCCTCATCCGGCGCTGGCATGACGGTCATCGGATTTCCCTTTGCTGACGAAGGACACGGGCGTTGTACACCACAATGGGCAGGACGAGAAGGAAGAGGATAAGGGCAAGGGCCGCACCCCTTCCCGGTTCGCCCGCGCGGAAGGCCTGGGTGTACATCTCATTTGCCACCACTGACGTGTCATAGTTGCCAGCAGTCATGGTGCGGACGATGTCGAAGACTTTCAAGGTGGCGATGGTGATGGTTGTGAGCACCACCACCAGGGCTCCGCGGATGCCCGGGACTGTAACGTTGCGGAACTGTTGCCAGGGATTGGCTCCATCCAGGCGGGCTGCCTCAACGAGTTCCACCGGAACTCCCTTGATCGCGGCAGAGAGGATCACCATGGCGAACCCGGTCTGGATCCAGACCATAACAATGATGAGGAAGATGGTGTTTTCCGGGGCGTCCAGAAGGAATTGTTTAGGGTCCATCCCCAGGGCGACCCGCAGGTAATTGATGACACCAGTCTGTTCGATGCCGGGGCCGCGGTAGTCATAAACGAGCTTCCAGATAATGCCGGCGCCAACGAATGAGATAGCCATTGGCATAAAGACCAAGGCCTTAAGGACCCGCTCGCCCCTGGCTTTGTCAATGAAGACCGCGTAAGCCAGACCGAAGCCTGTGGCCAGCAGCGGCACCAGCACTGTCCAGATGACGGTGTTGCGCAGAGTGGCGAGCGCCTCCGGCTGCGTGAACATCCAGACGAAGTTATCTACTCCGTTGGGCTGGCCCTTCGCGTCCGTGAATGCAAGAAGGGACGTCTGGAGTGCCGGATAAACCAGCCCCACCAGCATCAGAATTGCCGCCGGTGCCAGAAACCCGACGATTGTTACCTTGTCCTTGGCTGATTTGGGGGCTCTGTCCACAAGCAGCATGATCAGGCCAATAATTGCGGCAAATGCCGCCAAGGCAATCACGACTTGGAGAAACTTTCCTCCGATAAATTCCATAGCCCAACCTCCGTGGTGTGCGTGGATCAGTACGTTTGGGGTTGACGCTGCGCCCCCGGGACTTATGTCTCAGGGGCGCAACGCGAAGGAGGTCAGCTCTTCGGCCAGCTGTTCTCAACGCTGTCGGCAACCTGCTTGGCCGGAGTTCCGTTGACCCAGGCAACGATGCCCTTCCAGAAGGAGTTCGAGCCTACTGCGCCGGGCATCAGGTCAGACCCATCGAAGCGGAAGACGGTGTCCGGATCCTGCAACAGGGCGATCGACTGCTTATCCAGCTCCGACTGGGCGTTCGCCGGGTCCAGGCCCTTGTTTGCACTGACGGCACCGCCAAGCTTGACCCGGGTGTTGGCGAAATCAGCGCTCGCCATATATGCCAGGACCGCCTGGACCTCGGGGGTGTCCTTGTAGGCGCCTACCATCTCGCCGCCACCGTTGATTGCCTTGCCCTTGCTGGCGTCAATCGGCGGGGCCATGAACGCCCAGACGTCACCTTCCGGGGCAACCACGGTTCCTTCAGGCCAGTTGGCCGCCTGGAAGCTCGCCTGGTGATGCATAGCGCACTGCCCATCAAGGACCGGCTGGCCTGCCTGCGCGTATCCGGTGGTCAGGATGGAACGGACGTCGCCGAAGCCGCCGTTGACGTACTTGGGGTTCAGCAGGATTTCCCCGGTCTTATTCATTGCGTCCACGATCTTGGGGTCGTTGAAGGGAATCTGGTGGCTGACCCACTGGTCATAAACCTCGGGTCCCTGGGCGCGGAGGACCACGTCCTCCACCCAGTCAGTGCCCGGCCAGCCCGTGGCCTCCCCCGCTTCGAAGCCGGCGCACCACGGCTTCATGGCGCCGTCATCGGCGATCTTCTTCGTCAGGGTCATCATCTCGTCCCACGTCTTGGGGACCTCCCAGCCGTTGTCCTTGAAGGTCTTCGGCGCGTACCAGATATATCCCTTGACGTTTGCCAGCATGGGCGCGGCGTAGAAAGTACCGTCGACAGTGCCGTACTTCTTCCAGTCCGCGGACCAGTTCTTGTCAACCAGATCAGATACAGCCTTGGGGGCCGGCTTCAGGTTGCCTGCCGTAGCCTGATCAGTCAGCAGGCCGGGCTGCGGGAAGATGGCGATGTCCGGCGCGTTTCCTGCTTTAGCCCGGACGCCGATCTGGGTCTCGAACTCCTTGCTTCCCTCGTATTTGATTGTTGCTCCAGTGCACTCTTCAAACGGTGCAAAGGTGGTTTCCAGGCTCGTGGCTTCGGTGTCGACGATGCTGGCATAGACGGATACGGTTTTCCCGTCGAGCTTGCCGTAGCTTTCGTAAGCAGCGCAATCAACGCCCGTCGCCTGACCTCCTCCGCCTCCGCTGGGGCCGCATGCCGTGAGGGATAGTGCCAAGGCCCCGGTAGCAGCTACCGGAAGCAGGTATTTGCGGTTTTTCATGCTGATGACTCCTCGCTGAGTTACAGAAAATAACAACAGGTGCGTTTGATGTGGTCGGCATCACACTAATAAGAACCTCTCGGGAAATGCAAGCGCTTACACGCCGTGGCGCACAGGCGTGTCCAAAACGAGACCTTAGCCGCGAACGCCATCCGGACCTCCGCCGCCGTCCGGCGACCAGTTGGTGGACTAATCCCCGGCGACTTGTGGATCCTCCGCACGGACAAGAAAGGACGCCGCGCTGCCGAGGTAGCGGGGCGTCCTTCCATAGCAGGCGCTGGAGCCCGGGGGCTACTTGCCGCTCTTGAACAGCCCGGCGATCTTGGCGCCCAGGCCCTTCACGCCTTCGGTGACTTCGCCGGCCAGTTCCTTGGCGTTTTCAGTGACGTCGCCGGCCAGTTCCTTGGCGTTCCCGGCCACGTCTCCGCTAAAAAACTCCTTGACGTTCCCCGTGGCCTCGCCAGCAAATTCCTTGGCTTTCCCCGTAGCCTCGCCGGCGAACTCCTTGGCCTTCCCGGCCGCGCCTTCGATTCCGTCTTTGGCCGCTCCGCTGCCATTTACTTCTTCGCTCATGCTGTTCTCCTTGGTTTCCCGGCAATTCCATCCGGATGGTGGGTGCCCCGGTAACAGACGATGTCCGTCTGCATCAGGAAGATCAGTTGTCCCCCGCATCACACTATTCCCACAGGCCCCACTGTGCGCAACACCTTGGCCGGCCGCGAGTCACGGAGGCACATTGACATGACAGCAGCGGCGGGCTCGCGGTAATGCGCTCGAAGGAGAAGGCTCCGGTGAGCAATTGCCCTAGCGGACGCGCTCGGCCCGACTGAACCGTGTCCGGGCACCGGCCCCAATATGGATCAGCACGGGGGTCCGTTTACCAACCACTGTGTCCAAGGCATCCACCAACGCGGCAACTTCAGCCGCCAGGAGGTGCGGCGCAACCCCCTGGCGCGGCTGGAGCCTGACCTTCAACGCGGGGGCGCCGCGGACTTCATAGGTAGCCACGGTGGCGGCAGCCAGGTCGGGGCGTTCGGCAAGGGCGTGCTTCAGGGCCTGCTCTGCTACACCCCCACCGATCCGTACGTCCCCTGCCACAGTGCCAGGGTCATATTCCACCACCAGCAGGTTGCTGCGGCCTTTTCCCTGCTGGGCAATCCAGGCCACCATCAGCCCGATCAGCACCAGAAGAGCAAGGGCTATCACAATCCATAGCCAGCTTTCCGGGCGGCCTGGGAATCTGGTGCTGTTGAAGGCCTGGTTGATTCCTGTCCAGACTGAACCGGACCAGGAATGCCACCAGGAGGCGACGGCGGGAACCGTGGCCAACAGAATCAGCAGCAGTCCCACAGCCAGCAGCTTGATGCCGAGGATGCCGATCAGGACCCGGTTAAGTAGCGCCGGAGTGCTGTTCATGCGCCAATCACCCCCGACGTTGACACATTTACTCGGACTTCCGGCAGCGGAACCAGTGCCATTTCACGGAGCTCTTCCTGGACCGCGGCAAGTACTGAGCTTTCCTCAACCGGCACCCCTGATGTTGGACGGACGCTCACCGTGACCTGCCGCTGGGAA from Arthrobacter pascens includes:
- a CDS encoding LacI family DNA-binding transcriptional regulator — translated: MARTSDRAQRGGHSGVSIEDVAAAAGVSTATVSRAVRGLPRVSPATREKILEVAGALGYVASSSASGLATGRTKTIGVLAPFVSRWFFSKAIEGADRELHARHYNLSLFNLGGHGSNRERLFSKTMVYKQIDALLVLCMALTHDELEHLQKIDIPLVVVGGHVEECAYIGIDDYAAASTAVRHLIDLGHRDIALLHGDDETDLNFDVPRVRILAFKDVMTAAGLPTRPEWDEWGDFTVQSGQEAFRRLWANPGPKPTAIFCASDEMAMGVIFEATRIGVRVPEELSVVGIDNHDFADAMGLTTVGQRPDEQAELATKMLLDELNGAAGAVRSAVAPHELIVRRTTAAPPA
- a CDS encoding carbohydrate ABC transporter permease produces the protein MTVMPAPDEAANASSTKTRGGLPPNGSPEDSEPIMRRVKSKLTSRWATAAAVIIATVWTIPTFGLLVSSFRPAAKQVGPRSDGWWNFFGDWQFTFKNYVDVTAAAGSQSANLSQYFANSIAIVIPVTVFVLVLASMAAYIFAWGNFKGREAAFIFVFALQIIPLQMALIPLLTLFTQVLQIPPGSYAQLWIAHTMFGLPLGIFLLHNFISEIPGEVIEAAKVDGAGHTTIFWRIILPLSVPALASLAIFQFLWVWNDLLVALVFSGGTADVAPITQRLAEISGTRGARDYLNPAAAFVSIIVPLAVFFGLQRYFVRGLLSGGLKG
- a CDS encoding carbohydrate ABC transporter permease, whose translation is MEFIGGKFLQVVIALAAFAAIIGLIMLLVDRAPKSAKDKVTIVGFLAPAAILMLVGLVYPALQTSLLAFTDAKGQPNGVDNFVWMFTQPEALATLRNTVIWTVLVPLLATGFGLAYAVFIDKARGERVLKALVFMPMAISFVGAGIIWKLVYDYRGPGIEQTGVINYLRVALGMDPKQFLLDAPENTIFLIIVMVWIQTGFAMVILSAAIKGVPVELVEAARLDGANPWQQFRNVTVPGIRGALVVVLTTITIATLKVFDIVRTMTAGNYDTSVVANEMYTQAFRAGEPGRGAALALILFLLVLPIVVYNARVLRQQREIR
- a CDS encoding ABC transporter substrate-binding protein — translated: MKNRKYLLPVAATGALALSLTACGPSGGGGGQATGVDCAAYESYGKLDGKTVSVYASIVDTEATSLETTFAPFEECTGATIKYEGSKEFETQIGVRAKAGNAPDIAIFPQPGLLTDQATAGNLKPAPKAVSDLVDKNWSADWKKYGTVDGTFYAAPMLANVKGYIWYAPKTFKDNGWEVPKTWDEMMTLTKKIADDGAMKPWCAGFEAGEATGWPGTDWVEDVVLRAQGPEVYDQWVSHQIPFNDPKIVDAMNKTGEILLNPKYVNGGFGDVRSILTTGYAQAGQPVLDGQCAMHHQASFQAANWPEGTVVAPEGDVWAFMAPPIDASKGKAINGGGEMVGAYKDTPEVQAVLAYMASADFANTRVKLGGAVSANKGLDPANAQSELDKQSIALLQDPDTVFRFDGSDLMPGAVGSNSFWKGIVAWVNGTPAKQVADSVENSWPKS